A stretch of DNA from Allomeiothermus silvanus DSM 9946:
TCTTCAAAAGCTAGCCGAGGGAGCAAAATCTTGGGAGAAACTCGAGCTTCCCCCATCTCCCTTCTGGAACCACCCTCGTGCTTTGAGCCAGATTCCACTCAATCCGCCTGAACGGCCAACAAACTCAGACCTTTTCGACACACTGCTATCAAGAGCGTCCACCCGGTACTTTAACCCTGAATCGGCCCTTACCCTGAACGATCTCTCGGTGTTGCTGTACTATGCCTTTGCACCATTGGGTACCGCCAAGTCTGTGTACACCGCTATTCACAAGACCAGCCCGTCGGGTGGTGGTCTGCACCCGACGGAGGCCTACCTTTTGGTCCGCAAGGTGGAGAACCTAAGGCCGGGGCTCTACCACTATCTTCCTCAGGATCATAGCCTGGAGGTTCTGACTACCTTTACCGAGAGGGAGGCTGCAGAAAGGGCGGTTCACTACGCAGCAGGCCAGCCCTACGTGTTGCACGCAGGTGCGCTGATCATTATGGCGTCCCGGTTTTACCGCAACCACTGGAAGTATAGGCGCAACGAGCGAACCTACATGGTTATGGCTATGGACATAGGCCATCTTGGCCAGACGCTGTATCTGCTTTCGGCAAAGCTTGATCTGGGTTATTTCTTCACAGCAGCAGTCAATGCTGCAGATATCGAATCCGATCTATACCTGGACGGTGCACAGCAGGGGGTGATGGCG
This window harbors:
- a CDS encoding putative peptide maturation dehydrogenase; protein product: MLPFFLTDGTMPDFSELLQGRIALRNQSMVLAASAIAEAESLLCLDEFTELQNIPSRSWVEASSLKKPECVMAWSKSGLLITDLSEDWASAYRQKEERLDSELWHCRSAVYHFLSKWKGVSLFPPINAEEADPYGFALQKLAEGAKSWEKLELPPSPFWNHPRALSQIPLNPPERPTNSDLFDTLLSRASTRYFNPESALTLNDLSVLLYYAFAPLGTAKSVYTAIHKTSPSGGGLHPTEAYLLVRKVENLRPGLYHYLPQDHSLEVLTTFTEREAAERAVHYAAGQPYVLHAGALIIMASRFYRNHWKYRRNERTYMVMAMDIGHLGQTLYLLSAKLDLGYFFTAAVNAADIESDLYLDGAQQGVMAMFAVGVKHPQATLEFSPFVSRRF